The Crocosphaera subtropica ATCC 51142 genome includes a window with the following:
- a CDS encoding energy transducer TonB codes for MSLLTFCNKYRSKSEKVLRKLTISGFIVSGLLHVAGVMAFVWLNQNNLDNASQPPPNPIEFQVIEPPEPEVAKVEPEPVVEPEPQPEPETPSETVQEARISAKQLLPDPIPESASPQPKAIAPSPSQSTPQTIPLGSLGGQSLEGTLTGTQGSSLGMGDQGSSQGQQAGSPLGTGTGSSQGTGNGNGEGASWISLKCISNCQPQYPSTIAKKVPGKVIVQFRVETDGSVSSPQVLETSGNSELDKAAVSAVGQMKFSPPEDGRSRRAKLPINYTVPN; via the coding sequence ATGAGTCTATTAACGTTTTGCAATAAATATCGTAGCAAAAGTGAAAAAGTTCTCAGAAAATTAACCATCTCTGGCTTCATCGTGTCTGGCTTATTGCACGTCGCAGGAGTCATGGCATTTGTTTGGTTAAATCAGAATAATCTTGATAATGCCTCTCAACCGCCACCGAACCCCATTGAATTTCAAGTTATCGAACCGCCAGAACCTGAAGTGGCTAAAGTCGAACCTGAACCAGTGGTTGAACCCGAACCCCAACCCGAACCTGAAACCCCATCAGAAACCGTTCAAGAAGCCCGTATCTCTGCCAAACAATTGTTACCCGATCCGATTCCTGAATCGGCTTCTCCTCAACCCAAAGCGATCGCCCCTAGTCCTTCTCAATCAACCCCTCAAACAATTCCGCTAGGTTCATTGGGAGGTCAATCTTTAGAAGGCACTTTAACAGGGACTCAAGGCTCTAGTTTAGGGATGGGAGATCAGGGAAGTTCCCAAGGACAACAAGCCGGTTCTCCTTTAGGAACGGGAACAGGGAGTTCTCAGGGAACAGGCAATGGTAACGGAGAAGGCGCATCCTGGATATCCTTGAAGTGTATCAGTAACTGTCAACCTCAATACCCCAGTACCATAGCCAAGAAAGTGCCTGGTAAGGTAATTGTACAATTTAGGGTCGAAACAGATGGCAGTGTGAGCAGTCCACAAGTCCTCGAGACCAGTGGCAACAGCGAACTGGACAAAGCTGCAGTCTCAGCTGTTGGCCAAATGAAATTTAGTCCTCCTGAAGACGGACG
- a CDS encoding ExbD/TolR family protein — MQLPDEMDTPAEINIVPMIDIIFSILAFVIISTLFLTRSEGLPVNLPSAQSTEPQKTQQINVTVEADGDIFVDRQPTEVNDLKNAISGLMGQAQESLVIINADKAVEHGRVVAVMDKVRQVQGAKLAIAATKSD; from the coding sequence ATGCAGTTACCCGATGAAATGGATACTCCAGCAGAAATTAATATTGTGCCGATGATTGACATTATTTTCTCAATTTTGGCCTTTGTGATCATTTCTACCCTATTTTTGACCCGTTCTGAAGGATTACCCGTGAACTTGCCTTCTGCACAAAGCACTGAACCACAGAAAACCCAACAAATTAATGTAACAGTTGAAGCAGACGGAGACATTTTTGTAGATCGTCAACCCACAGAAGTCAATGATCTCAAAAATGCGATTAGTGGTTTAATGGGACAAGCTCAAGAAAGTTTAGTGATTATCAATGCGGATAAAGCGGTTGAACACGGTCGTGTGGTTGCCGTTATGGATAAAGTGCGTCAAGTTCAAGGGGCTAAGTTAGCGATCGCTGCGACTAAATCAGATTAA
- a CDS encoding MotA/TolQ/ExbB proton channel family protein — protein MSIKNFLVAGGIVAWPLLVFSLLGVALIIERIIFWYRIKSRERKIITTVLKLYQGNEPIAAIAKLKQNADLPMCRIFLEALVLQDATPTEFRLALETATQAELPLFKRFNTIFQTIIAVSPLLGLLGTILGLMRSFASLDIGNVSGTNATNVTGGISEALTSTVMGLVVAIMTLLFANSFRSLYLQQFALVQEYAGQLELLYRRFYERGDKPYAVTR, from the coding sequence ATGTCGATCAAAAACTTTTTAGTAGCTGGTGGCATCGTTGCCTGGCCATTGCTTGTGTTTTCCCTATTAGGCGTGGCTTTAATTATTGAACGTATCATCTTTTGGTATCGGATTAAGTCTCGTGAACGAAAGATCATCACCACTGTCTTGAAACTTTATCAAGGGAATGAACCCATAGCAGCGATCGCAAAATTGAAGCAAAATGCGGATTTACCGATGTGTCGCATTTTTTTAGAAGCTTTAGTCCTTCAGGATGCCACACCGACAGAGTTTCGTTTAGCCTTAGAGACGGCAACTCAAGCAGAACTCCCTCTTTTTAAACGCTTTAATACTATTTTTCAGACCATTATTGCAGTTTCACCGTTGTTGGGACTATTAGGAACCATTTTGGGACTCATGCGCTCTTTTGCGTCTCTTGACATTGGTAATGTTAGTGGAACCAACGCTACTAATGTCACTGGAGGGATCTCAGAAGCGTTAACCTCGACGGTGATGGGGTTAGTGGTAGCGATTATGACCCTATTATTTGCTAACTCGTTTCGTTCTTTATACCTACAACAATTTGCCCTAGTTCAAGAATATGCAGGTCAATTAGAACTATTGTATCGTCGTTTCTACGAGAGAGGAGATAAACCCTATGCAGTTACCCGATGA
- a CDS encoding non-ribosomal peptide synthetase, translating into METITDIYELSPMQQGMLFHSLYNSTSGMYCEQRSCLLSGNLAVSAFKQAWQAVIDRHTILRTAFYWEELEKPLQVVYQRVELPWIEDDWRGLTKAEQQQKLATFLVAEQQQGFDLNHSPLMRCGLMRVEEDAYYFVWNYHHLLLDGWCNGILLKEVFAFYEAFRQGQNLFLKPSRPYRDYIAWLQQQDREQAAAFWRNTLKGLISPTVLGIGNNSFSEERDEQHYQLSASLTASLQSIIQKHRLTLNTLFQGAWALLLSRYSGESDIIFGATVSGRPPSLTDVESMVGLFINTLPVRVEVKPDAVLLSWLQDLQAQQIEKEQYSYSSLIEIQGWSDVPRGTPLFESLVIFENYPISLDKALQGWSDQLTISDGYGVEKTNYPVTLSVLPGSPLAFRISYDKYRFSCSSIERLIKHFETVLTSIAQNPEQQSWQVSLLTNSEQKELFIQGRREQGAGSREIYIHQLFETQVKKSPNKIAVIFNNESLTYQQLNQKANQLAHYLQRLGVKPETLVGICLDPSLDMVISLLAILKAGGAYLPLDPNYPEQRLDFMIKDSGIDYLIKGSEGDFVLLRSGVRNSESVKYLIDINKVQGEINQEKKTNLDVDINLDNLAYIIYTSGSTGIPKGVQIPHRALSNFLVSMSEKPGLTDDDTLLSVTTLSFDIAALELYLPLIVGAKLVLVPRTVAQDGVTLGQQLESHQVTVMQGTPATWKLLLASGWEGKKDLTIFCGGEALDPSLGQHLQQKSRAVWNLYGPTETTIWSSVYQVTSDKVRLGKPINNTQFYVLDKDYNQVPIGVPGELYIGGMGVARGYLNRPKLTAERFMAIPSTPLERGGKAGSRLYKTGDLVKYGEDGEIEYLGRTDYQLKLRGFRLELGEIETILLTHPQVKEAVVIVKEESLIAYIVSTHTPPLKDFLAEKLPSYMIPSRFIELDSLPLTPNGKIDRNALPEIELNHKDYIAPKTATEEILAGIWANILNLNQVSVEDNFFELGGHSLLATRVMSQVRQVFERELPLRVLFEKPTIRSLSNAIDGEGKQEILSFQKIDRHGELPLSFAQQRQWFLSQLEPNSPFYNIAIALRLHGCFNIVALTRSFQKVIDRHEVLRTRFLTQEGKPYLTIAETTDLSIPLIDLSLIPLEKQEKIVTQLTQKEAQQPFNLEYCPLLRVKLLRLAEQEHILLLTMHHIVSDGWSMGILVQEIATLYRAFCEEQPSPLEALPFQYVEFAAWQRKWLQGEILDTQLAYWQQQLKDAPTLLELPCDYPRPPVQNFHGSTSSFTLSQPLAQHLQRLCHQAGTTLFMLLLSAFSVLLHRYSNSEDIIIGSPIANRNYREIEGLIGFFVNTLALRINLSGNPTFLDLLQQVRQVALGAYSHQDLPFERLLEALEVPRSLSHTPLFQVMFVLENTPLDPIELPGLQWEPLEMDNHTAKFDLTLTMRETEEGLRGRWEYNTDLFEQETIIRLGKCFETLLDSIVADAEQPISELSLLNEAERQLSLGRVESGGSVEGSIHELFEVQVKNNPNAIALIYETQQLTYQELDIKANQLAHYLQRFGVKPDTLIGLCVERSLSMIIAILAILKAGGAYVPIDPNAPSERIDFLLEDTQINLLLTQRNIDHQWPNTVTVIDLDEKAIAQESPTLPVTDTTSEHLAYVMYTSGSTGIPKGVCIPHRGVIRLVKNSNYVDIREDDVFLQAAPYTFDASTFEIWGALLNGGRLVILPSPTPSLEELGEAIENYGVTTLWLTAGLFHLMVEEKLESFKNVRYLLAGGDVLFPDHVKTVLRTYPHCCVINGYGPTENTTFTCCAVLTDVEQIGHSVPIGRPISQTQVYILDPYLHPVPFGVPGELYIGGGGLARGYLNRPELTAERFIPIPPTPITKGGGKQGERLYKTGDLGRYDRKGNIEFLGRKDNQVKIRGFRIELGEIEAILSQYPKVQSAIAVVKATPQGNKQLIAYVVPKMGEILIIQELKTFLTQKLPDYLHPNHYMILEAFPLTPNGKVDRRSLPQPILSTSTTEAPRNAIETQLVKIWQDVLNLEKVGIEDNFFGLGGDSILAIQIVSRASRQGLKLSPKQLFQHQTIAQLAAVVTSIDSSVGEQGLVTGSLPLNPIQHWFFGQNLAEMAHFNQSAFLEVSQTLNIAQLQTVFAHLIRHHDALRLRFNPTETGWEAMIRDAEDQVPLTHIDLSGLSDEVQEKAIAATANQLQGSLNLSSGPLLRIAVFDLGNSRSNQLLIIIHHLAVDGVSWRILLEDLQTAYQQLAQNQPIELPLKTTSVKTWAKQVQTYLIEGEKDYYWQQVVSKTPVALPVDYPGGKNTVATTEQITVTLDEENTQTLLKTVPKAYDTQINEVLLTALVETLVQWTGQRSLLINLESHGREDIWENINLSRTVGWFTSLFPVFLDVEGSDSLLDALKAVKGQLGSIPHQGIGYGVMRYLYNHQEIQSLAEISFNYLGQFDALLSDNSQFCLSPYDAGLHHHPNQPRPHLLEINGLVMRGQLQFTWSYSNQLHKSSTIEAIAQGFINILERLINDCQDEPLSDISLTDLDQDTLKQVLGMVDFEG; encoded by the coding sequence ATGGAAACAATTACTGATATTTACGAACTTTCTCCCATGCAACAGGGAATGTTGTTTCACTCATTGTATAATTCCACATCAGGAATGTATTGTGAGCAACGAAGTTGTTTACTCAGTGGGAATCTTGCGGTATCCGCTTTTAAACAAGCGTGGCAAGCAGTCATTGATCGCCATACTATTCTTAGAACAGCATTTTATTGGGAAGAATTAGAAAAACCCTTACAAGTGGTTTATCAAAGGGTAGAATTGCCTTGGATAGAGGATGATTGGCGTGGGTTAACTAAGGCCGAACAACAACAAAAATTAGCCACTTTTTTAGTAGCAGAACAACAACAGGGGTTTGACCTCAACCATTCGCCTCTGATGCGTTGCGGGTTAATGCGGGTAGAAGAAGATGCTTATTATTTTGTCTGGAACTATCATCATTTACTGTTAGATGGTTGGTGTAATGGCATTTTATTGAAAGAAGTATTTGCTTTTTATGAAGCCTTTCGTCAAGGACAAAATTTATTTTTAAAGCCGTCTCGTCCTTATCGAGATTATATTGCTTGGTTACAACAACAAGATCGAGAGCAAGCAGCAGCATTTTGGCGCAATACCCTCAAAGGATTAATTTCACCCACAGTTTTAGGAATTGGTAATAATTCTTTTTCAGAAGAACGGGACGAACAACACTATCAACTATCAGCCTCTTTAACGGCATCGCTACAAAGCATCATTCAAAAACATCGTTTAACCCTTAATACCCTATTTCAAGGGGCCTGGGCTTTATTATTAAGTCGTTATAGTGGAGAGTCTGATATTATTTTTGGGGCAACGGTTTCGGGTCGTCCCCCTTCCTTGACCGATGTTGAGTCAATGGTAGGGTTATTTATTAATACCCTTCCTGTCAGAGTTGAAGTTAAACCTGACGCAGTTTTACTGTCTTGGTTACAAGATTTACAAGCACAACAAATTGAAAAAGAACAATATAGTTATAGTTCCTTAATTGAGATTCAGGGGTGGAGTGACGTTCCCAGAGGAACCCCCTTATTTGAGAGTTTAGTTATCTTTGAAAATTATCCAATTTCCCTTGATAAAGCGTTGCAGGGGTGGAGTGATCAGTTAACTATTAGTGACGGCTATGGCGTTGAAAAAACTAATTATCCCGTAACCCTTTCTGTACTTCCAGGATCGCCTCTAGCTTTCCGAATTAGTTATGATAAATATCGTTTTTCTTGCAGTAGTATTGAGCGTTTAATTAAGCATTTTGAAACTGTATTAACCAGTATTGCTCAAAACCCTGAGCAACAGTCGTGGCAAGTTTCTTTATTAACAAATTCTGAACAAAAAGAGTTATTTATACAAGGCAGAAGGGAGCAGGGAGCAGGGAGCAGGGAGATTTACATACATCAACTATTTGAAACACAAGTCAAGAAGAGTCCGAATAAAATTGCTGTTATTTTTAACAATGAATCATTAACCTATCAACAATTAAATCAAAAAGCCAATCAACTGGCTCATTATTTACAACGTTTAGGAGTCAAACCAGAAACCTTAGTAGGGATATGTTTAGACCCTTCTTTAGACATGGTGATTAGTTTACTCGCCATTCTAAAAGCAGGAGGAGCCTATTTACCCCTAGACCCCAACTATCCTGAACAACGTCTCGATTTTATGATCAAAGATTCAGGAATTGATTATTTAATCAAGGGTTCAGAGGGCGACTTCGTCCTGCTTCGCAGCGGAGTTCGGAATTCGGAAAGTGTGAAATATTTGATTGATATTAATAAAGTACAAGGAGAAATTAATCAAGAAAAAAAGACAAATCTCGATGTAGACATCAACTTAGACAATCTTGCGTATATCATTTATACATCAGGGTCTACAGGTATTCCCAAAGGGGTACAAATACCTCATCGTGCGTTAAGTAACTTTCTTGTTTCGATGAGTGAAAAACCTGGATTAACTGATGATGATACTTTATTATCAGTAACAACCCTATCCTTTGATATTGCTGCCTTAGAACTCTATTTACCCCTTATTGTTGGGGCAAAATTAGTCTTAGTTCCCCGTACTGTTGCTCAAGACGGTGTTACCCTAGGGCAACAGTTAGAAAGCCATCAAGTAACCGTCATGCAGGGAACCCCTGCTACTTGGAAACTATTACTCGCATCAGGGTGGGAAGGAAAAAAAGATTTAACGATTTTCTGTGGGGGAGAAGCATTAGATCCCAGTTTAGGGCAACATCTGCAACAAAAATCTAGAGCAGTTTGGAACTTATATGGCCCAACTGAAACCACTATTTGGTCATCAGTTTATCAAGTCACTTCAGATAAAGTTAGGTTAGGAAAACCCATTAATAACACACAATTTTATGTGTTAGATAAAGACTATAATCAAGTGCCTATAGGAGTACCAGGAGAATTATATATCGGAGGAATGGGAGTAGCTAGAGGCTATTTAAACAGACCAAAATTAACAGCAGAAAGATTTATGGCGATCCCCTCAACCCCCCTTGAGAGGGGGGGAAAAGCAGGGAGTCGTTTATATAAAACAGGAGACTTAGTTAAGTATGGGGAAGATGGAGAGATAGAATATTTAGGAAGAACAGATTATCAGCTAAAATTAAGAGGATTTCGCCTAGAATTGGGAGAAATAGAAACAATATTATTGACTCATCCTCAAGTAAAAGAAGCAGTAGTTATTGTTAAAGAAGAAAGTCTTATTGCTTATATTGTCTCTACCCATACTCCCCCACTAAAAGACTTTTTAGCGGAAAAATTACCCAGTTACATGATTCCGTCAAGGTTTATAGAGTTAGACAGTTTACCGTTAACCCCTAATGGCAAAATTGATCGTAACGCTTTACCAGAGATTGAATTAAATCATAAAGATTATATCGCACCAAAAACAGCAACAGAGGAAATTTTAGCAGGTATTTGGGCTAATATTCTCAATTTGAATCAAGTGAGTGTGGAAGATAACTTTTTTGAGTTAGGGGGACATTCTCTGTTAGCGACACGGGTGATGTCTCAAGTTCGGCAAGTGTTTGAAAGAGAGTTACCGTTACGGGTATTATTTGAAAAACCAACCATTAGAAGTTTATCTAATGCTATTGATGGGGAAGGAAAGCAAGAGATTTTATCATTTCAAAAAATAGATCGTCATGGCGAGTTACCTTTATCTTTTGCTCAACAGCGACAATGGTTTTTATCACAGTTAGAACCGAATAGTCCTTTTTATAATATTGCGATCGCACTGCGTTTACATGGTTGTTTCAATATTGTTGCCTTAACCCGTAGTTTCCAGAAAGTTATTGATCGTCATGAAGTGTTACGCACTCGTTTTCTGACTCAAGAAGGCAAACCTTATCTAACTATTGCGGAAACCACTGATTTATCTATTCCGTTGATTGATTTAAGTCTCATTCCTCTTGAAAAACAAGAAAAAATTGTTACACAACTAACCCAAAAAGAAGCACAACAACCCTTTAACTTAGAATATTGTCCTCTGTTGCGAGTGAAATTATTGCGTCTAGCAGAACAAGAGCATATTTTATTATTAACCATGCACCATATTGTCTCTGATGGTTGGTCAATGGGCATTTTGGTGCAAGAAATTGCTACATTGTATCGAGCTTTCTGTGAAGAACAACCGTCACCCCTCGAAGCATTACCCTTTCAATATGTAGAGTTTGCAGCCTGGCAACGAAAATGGTTACAAGGGGAAATATTAGATACTCAACTCGCTTACTGGCAACAGCAGTTAAAAGATGCGCCAACCTTACTAGAATTACCCTGTGATTATCCTCGTCCACCTGTGCAAAATTTTCACGGATCAACTTCTTCTTTTACCCTATCCCAACCCCTAGCCCAACATTTGCAACGTCTTTGTCATCAAGCAGGAACCACCTTATTTATGTTGTTGTTGAGCGCATTTTCGGTGTTACTGCATCGTTATAGTAACAGTGAGGATATTATTATTGGTTCTCCTATTGCGAACCGTAATTATCGTGAAATTGAAGGATTGATCGGCTTTTTTGTCAATACTTTAGCCCTAAGAATTAATTTATCAGGTAATCCCACGTTTCTTGACTTATTACAACAGGTGCGACAGGTAGCGTTAGGGGCCTACAGTCATCAAGACTTACCGTTTGAGAGGCTTTTAGAAGCGTTAGAAGTTCCTCGATCGCTCAGCCATACCCCTCTGTTTCAAGTGATGTTTGTCCTAGAAAATACGCCGTTAGACCCCATTGAACTGCCAGGGTTACAATGGGAACCTCTGGAAATGGATAATCACACTGCAAAATTCGATCTGACTCTGACTATGAGGGAGACAGAAGAGGGGTTAAGGGGTCGTTGGGAATATAATACGGATTTATTTGAGCAAGAAACCATTATTCGCTTAGGCAAATGCTTTGAGACGTTGTTAGATTCTATTGTTGCGGACGCAGAACAACCCATTTCGGAGTTATCTTTACTCAATGAAGCGGAACGGCAGCTTTCTTTGGGGAGAGTGGAAAGTGGGGGAAGTGTTGAAGGGTCTATACATGAACTCTTTGAAGTGCAAGTTAAAAACAACCCAAATGCGATCGCTCTTATCTATGAAACGCAACAATTAACTTATCAAGAACTGGATATTAAAGCGAATCAATTAGCTCACTATTTACAACGGTTTGGGGTGAAACCTGATACGTTGATCGGGCTTTGTGTTGAGCGTTCTTTGTCCATGATTATCGCTATTTTAGCCATTCTTAAGGCAGGGGGGGCTTATGTTCCCATTGATCCTAATGCGCCGTCAGAACGCATTGATTTTCTGCTAGAAGATACTCAAATCAATCTTTTACTAACTCAGAGAAACATTGATCATCAGTGGCCAAATACTGTAACAGTGATTGATCTCGATGAAAAGGCGATCGCCCAAGAAAGTCCGACTCTTCCCGTAACTGATACCACATCTGAACATCTCGCCTACGTCATGTATACGTCGGGTTCAACGGGCATTCCCAAAGGGGTATGTATCCCTCATCGTGGAGTTATTCGTCTGGTTAAAAATAGCAATTATGTTGATATCAGAGAAGATGATGTTTTCCTACAAGCAGCCCCTTACACCTTTGATGCGTCAACTTTCGAGATTTGGGGAGCGTTACTCAATGGGGGACGCTTAGTTATTTTACCCAGTCCAACCCCTTCTTTAGAAGAACTGGGAGAAGCGATAGAAAACTATGGGGTGACGACTCTGTGGTTAACGGCAGGATTATTTCATTTAATGGTGGAAGAAAAGCTAGAATCGTTTAAAAATGTGCGTTATTTGCTTGCAGGGGGCGATGTTTTATTTCCTGATCATGTTAAAACCGTTTTACGAACTTATCCTCATTGTTGCGTCATTAATGGTTATGGCCCCACTGAAAATACGACCTTTACTTGTTGTGCTGTTCTCACAGACGTTGAGCAAATTGGGCATTCTGTCCCCATTGGTCGGCCAATTTCTCAGACTCAAGTTTATATTCTAGATCCTTATCTGCACCCTGTTCCTTTTGGGGTACCTGGAGAACTATATATTGGCGGTGGTGGGTTAGCTAGGGGTTATCTCAACCGTCCTGAGTTGACCGCAGAAAGGTTTATTCCGATCCCCCCAACCCCCATTACTAAGGGAGGTGGGAAGCAGGGAGAAAGATTGTATAAAACGGGAGATTTGGGAAGGTATGATAGGAAGGGAAATATAGAATTTTTAGGCAGAAAAGATAATCAGGTTAAAATTCGGGGGTTCCGCATAGAATTGGGAGAAATTGAAGCAATTTTATCTCAATATCCTAAAGTCCAAAGTGCGATCGCTGTCGTTAAAGCAACGCCTCAAGGGAATAAACAATTGATTGCTTATGTGGTTCCTAAAATGGGAGAAATCCTTATAATTCAGGAATTAAAGACGTTTTTAACGCAAAAATTACCCGATTACCTCCATCCGAATCATTACATGATTTTAGAGGCGTTTCCTCTCACACCTAACGGGAAAGTGGATCGGCGATCACTTCCTCAACCGATTCTTTCTACATCGACAACGGAAGCACCCCGTAACGCCATTGAAACCCAGTTAGTGAAGATTTGGCAGGATGTGCTTAATCTGGAAAAAGTGGGCATTGAGGACAATTTTTTTGGGTTAGGGGGAGATTCTATCTTAGCCATTCAAATTGTTAGTCGTGCCAGTCGTCAAGGGCTGAAATTATCACCAAAGCAGCTATTTCAGCATCAAACCATTGCCCAGTTAGCAGCAGTTGTTACTTCTATAGACTCGTCTGTAGGAGAACAAGGGTTAGTAACAGGTTCTCTTCCCCTCAATCCCATCCAACACTGGTTTTTTGGGCAAAATTTAGCCGAAATGGCTCATTTTAATCAGTCTGCCTTTCTAGAAGTTTCTCAAACGCTTAATATTGCCCAACTACAGACTGTATTTGCTCATCTGATCAGACATCATGATGCCTTACGGTTGCGCTTCAACCCCACAGAAACAGGGTGGGAAGCAATGATCAGGGATGCTGAGGATCAAGTACCCTTGACTCATATTGATCTGTCTGGGTTATCAGATGAAGTACAAGAAAAGGCGATCGCAGCAACAGCCAATCAGTTACAAGGTAGTCTCAATCTATCTTCTGGCCCCTTGTTACGAATAGCCGTCTTTGACCTGGGAAATTCTCGATCCAACCAATTACTAATCATTATTCATCACTTAGCCGTTGATGGAGTTTCCTGGCGCATTTTACTGGAAGATTTGCAAACTGCTTACCAACAATTAGCCCAAAATCAGCCCATTGAACTACCTTTAAAAACTACCTCTGTTAAAACTTGGGCAAAACAAGTTCAAACCTATCTCATAGAAGGAGAAAAGGACTATTATTGGCAGCAAGTCGTCTCAAAAACCCCTGTTGCGCTTCCTGTGGACTATCCAGGGGGCAAAAATACGGTTGCCACGACGGAACAAATCACCGTCACCTTAGACGAAGAAAACACCCAAACATTGCTTAAAACAGTCCCCAAAGCTTACGATACTCAAATTAATGAGGTTTTACTAACCGCTTTAGTAGAAACCTTGGTACAGTGGACAGGACAGCGATCTTTGTTAATTAATTTAGAAAGTCATGGACGGGAAGATATTTGGGAGAATATTAACCTTTCTCGTACTGTAGGCTGGTTTACCAGTCTTTTCCCTGTCTTTCTTGATGTAGAAGGGTCTGACTCTCTTTTGGATGCCTTAAAAGCTGTCAAAGGACAATTAGGTTCTATTCCCCATCAAGGTATTGGCTACGGAGTCATGCGCTATCTTTATAATCACCAAGAGATTCAGAGTTTAGCGGAAATTAGTTTCAACTATTTGGGACAATTTGACGCTTTATTATCTGATAATTCCCAATTTTGCTTATCTCCCTATGATGCAGGATTACACCATCATCCTAACCAACCACGACCCCATCTTTTGGAAATTAATGGTTTAGTGATGAGAGGACAATTACAGTTTACTTGGAGTTATAGTAATCAGTTGCATAAATCCTCAACGATTGAAGCGATCGCCCAAGGGTTTATCAATATCTTAGAACGACTAATTAATGACTGCCAAGACGAACCCTTATCTGATATCTCTTTAACTGACTTAGATCAAGATACTTTGAAGCAAGTTTTAGGAATGGTTGATTTTGAAGGATAA
- a CDS encoding ABC transporter ATP-binding protein, translating into MLTIKELNKTYQNGIQALHEISLTIDCGIFGLLGPNGAGKSTLMRTLATLQDADSGSVELDGVDIFQNPQTARRWLGYLPQDFGVYPNVSAEELLDLLAVFKGFVQSRQRREMVAHQLQLVNLYEQRKQKLGTFSGGMRQRFGIAQALLGKPKLVIVDEPMAGLDPTERIRFQNLLAEISQDRVLILSTHIVEDVAGLCPQMAILNRGKIITQGSPLGLTQQLQGKVWMKVMSQAEAAEADKNWTVITSRMLQGQRYVRMLSDSSPNNGFQGVEPELNDVYFSALASKPTSLETVGAV; encoded by the coding sequence ATGTTAACGATTAAAGAATTAAATAAAACCTATCAAAATGGCATTCAAGCCTTACACGAGATCTCGTTAACCATTGATTGTGGGATTTTTGGGTTATTAGGACCCAATGGAGCCGGAAAATCCACTTTAATGCGTACCCTGGCAACCTTACAAGATGCAGATTCTGGGTCAGTTGAATTAGACGGGGTTGATATTTTTCAAAATCCCCAGACCGCACGCCGTTGGTTAGGTTATCTCCCTCAAGACTTTGGAGTTTACCCTAATGTTTCTGCTGAAGAGTTGCTAGATTTACTGGCCGTATTTAAAGGCTTTGTCCAGTCCCGTCAACGGCGAGAAATGGTCGCTCATCAGTTGCAACTGGTGAATCTGTATGAACAACGAAAACAGAAATTAGGGACATTTTCAGGGGGAATGCGTCAACGGTTTGGTATTGCTCAGGCTTTACTGGGAAAGCCAAAACTGGTGATTGTGGATGAACCAATGGCTGGCCTTGACCCCACTGAACGGATTCGTTTTCAGAACTTATTAGCAGAAATTAGTCAAGATCGGGTGTTAATTCTATCGACTCATATTGTGGAAGATGTGGCCGGGCTTTGTCCACAAATGGCGATTCTAAACCGAGGAAAAATTATTACTCAGGGAAGTCCTCTGGGGTTAACACAGCAACTTCAGGGCAAAGTATGGATGAAAGTTATGAGTCAAGCTGAAGCAGCAGAAGCCGATAAAAATTGGACGGTGATCACCTCTCGAATGTTACAGGGACAAAGATATGTCCGTATGCTCAGCGACTCATCTCCTAATAATGGGTTTCAAGGGGTTGAACCAGAGTTAAATGATGTTTACTTTTCAGCCTTGGCATCGAAACCAACCAGTTTGGAGACGGTTGGGGCAGTTTAA